AACGGATGATATAAAGAAATATAATAGCTAGATTCCCGTTTGATGTATAAAAAAATCGCCCCTCCATGAGGGACGATGAACTCGCGGTACCACCCTGCTTACCTGCATTCCAGAATACAAAAAGGGTGATACCCAAGGGACGAACATCTCCGCGGTACCACCCTAATAATCTCGAATCAGATCAACTCATAGCAATGTAACGGTCGCCATACCGGATCGGCCTACTGATTTCTGTTCAGCCTCACAGTTCAGGAAAGAACTTCACGCTGCATCACCTGCCGGTTTACACCGCCCACCGGCTCTCTGCGAGGGTATTTGCAGCCCTACTTTTTTCCGTCTATACCTTTATCGGGAACTTATATTGTGTCGTGATTTCATTATACGAAAAATAAGAGAATTGTCAATATGCTTTTCTGTAATTTTTCTTATCTCTCAAACGTTAAAGGTTTTACTTTGCATGAGCGGAAGACCGGGCGGAAAATACGCGCCGCCGGCCATACCAATAAATGGCCGCTGCCGCCGGCAGCGACGTCAGGAGAACGGGATAAAAGAAGGAAATCGGCAGCGCGCCGAACAGCAGGCCGCCGAACAAGGGCCCTAAGGCCATGCCTAAATCGATGCCGATATAATAGGTGCTGTTCGCCAACCCCCGCTTCCCTCCGACGGCCACGACGATAGCCAAGGCTTGGCACACGGAACACATCACGCCGTAGCTGCCGGCCATGAGCACCGCCGCCGCGATCATTTCCCAAAAGCTGTCCATGACAGCCAACAGGAGGATGCTGCCCGCCGTACAGAGGCAAGCCATGAGGAAGAAAAACTGAAAGGATAAGCGGTCGAACAGGTCGCGCATCGCCGTCCGCAGCAACAATAGGGCTACGGCATAAGCCGGAAAAAACATGCCGGCAGAAAAGGGCAGCCCCTTCGCCTGCACGTACTGTACCAGAAAGGACTGGGTAGCGCAATACGGAATGGTAAACACCATGATGAGGAACGATACGGGCAGGACGCCTGTATCGACAAACTGATCGGGCAGAAAGCCCTTGCCGGCCGGCGGCAACGGTTCGTTTTTATACGATACGAACTGGATAAGGACGATGATCGCTGCGGCAAAGGCCGTGGCGACACAGAACGCCGCCCGGTAGCCGAGATGATGATAGCAGTAAATCCCAATGGCCGGCGCCAGGGCCATGGCCAGGGCGTTCATCGTACCGTACACGCCCATGCCGGCGCCCATATGCTCTTTCGGCAGCAGCAGGGAAAACCATGTCGACAGGCTGATAGAGCACAGGGCAAAACCAAAGCCGTTGATAACGCGGGCCGCCATGACGACCTGCGGGCTCCAGGCGAAGACGTATCCGAGGCAGGACGCGATCAGGCACACTGCGCCGATACAGGATAATATGTATTTCCTCACCCTGTCGGAAAAAGCTCCTACAAAGGACCGTCAGCACAGGGAGCAAAGATTCATCAGGCCGCCGATAAGGCCCATCAGGGCCGCGCTCGCCCCCAACGAGCCGGAAAATCCGGTAATGATCGGCGTAACTGCCATGGGGCTGGAAAAATAAAAGAATCCCGCCGCCAACAAAAGAACTTGGTCTCTCCGCTTTCCATCACGCATATGCTCTTTCACTCTTTTCTCCGTCCGCCTGCTGCTGTCCATAGCAAGACAGGCCGTTTTTCTGCCTTTATCATATTCCTCCCCGCCGCCGGCTGTCAAGGAATCTCCTCCCGGACGAAGGAACGCAGCAGGATGACCACTTCCGTCTCCTTGGACGACGTATAATGGCTGCGGAATAATTTCCCCAGCAGCGGAATATCTCCCAATATCGGCACCTTGCGCAGGCTCTCCACGTCTTCCTTGCGGATGAGTCCGCCCAATACCAGCGTCCTTCCGGGCAGCATGCGAACGACCGTCTTGGCCTGACGCGTGGCGATGCGGTAGGCCTTCATTTCATTGACAAATACAGGCGTGCTGACTTCAGCCTCGATAGCCGCCGTCACCGTCCCGTCGTCGTGAATGCGCGGCACATAGCGGAGCTTCACGCCGACGTCCTTGTACTCCGTCGTCGCCGTTTTTTCACCGCCGCTCATGTATTCCGTCACGACGGGAATTTTATCGCCGATAAGGACGCTCGCCTCCCTGCCGTTCAGGGCAGCCATGCGAGGCCTGGCCAGTACGGAGGCCTGGCCCTTTTCTTCCAGCGCCTGTATTTGGGTGGCGAAGGAAAATCCCTCATGTCCGGCGCCGCCGCTCACGCTGGACCAATTCCATTCGACGCCGGCATGGCGCAGGGCGCTCCGATCAATAGAGGCAATCTCTACCTCGACGTCGACCTGCCGCGGCTTCGTATCCAGCGCCGTGACGAGGTCCTGCACGGCGCGATGCTCCCGCGGCGTCGCGCCGACGACGAGCGTATTCGTATCGTCGTAGCAGCGGACGTCTCCGTCGGGCACCATAGCCCGGACGGCCTCCTGCACGTCTGTCGGGACGGCGTAGCGGAGCCTCCACGTCCGCAGGGATTTCGCTCCATCCCGTTTCTTCCCGGCCGTCATGGTCCGCACAGGCCCCTCTTTTTCGTAATACAGGTTTTGACTTGCAGCGATAGCGTCCAGCGCGTCCTCAACGGTAACGTCGTTTATATGCATGGTCATCGTCCCCTGCACCGTATCGTCGACGATGAGGTTTATATTGCCGCTGCGGGCCAGCCCTTCCAGCACGGAGCGGATAGGAGCCTCGCGGACGTGAACGGACAAGGAACTGCCAGCCCAAACCGGCCCGTACCATGCGATAGCCATCATAATGAGGATATATCGGCAAACTTTCATAGTCATCTCCTTTACATGCTTACGGCCGCGCAGATTCCGTCTTTTTCCAGCTGCGCGCCGTCTTGATATACGCTGACGACGGTATATCCATCGAAACTGTCCCCTGCGGCGCAGACCAGCGTTTCCCCGCGATGGCGGAACAAAGCCAGATAGGCTCCGTTATGCTCCATCGTGCCGCAAAGGACGGGAAGCTCCGCAGCCGGAGCCGCCGCGACGGGCCGCGCCTTCTCTGCAGAATCGGCAGCGCTCTTCGGCGCGCTGCCGGCAAATATATCGGGCAGGGGCCTGCGCCGCAGAGACGGCGCAGTACCTTCGACCAGCCTGCCTTCAGGACGCTCCTCTTCTTCATCCCTGTCAGAGGAAGAAAAAACGGGAGGCGAAGAACTGATATCGTTCTTCGTCTCCCGTATGATTTCCTGCCGCCCTGACGGAACGCCATCCCAGCCCCACCAGATACCTGCCAAACAAAGCAGGATGACTCCATACGGGAGCCATGTGTTTCTGTGATGAGCTGCTGCGTTCCTTACCAGATGCCGAAGGGCCGACAGATTACGCTTTATCATCGTATCCGTTCGGATGGCCGCTGTGCCATTTCCAGGCGTCGGCAATAATCGTTTCAATTTGGCTGTACTGGGGCTGCCAGCCCGTCAGTCGGCGGATTTTTTCCGACGACGCGACGAGGGCCGCCGGATCGCCGGCACGGCGCGGGCCTTCTTCGACGGCAAAATCTCGTCCTGTCACGGCCTTCGCCGCCCTTATCATATCGCGCACGCTGAACCCGTGCTGCGAGCCCAGGTTGAAGGCCTGAGACTGCCCGCCTTCCGCCAGGTACTGGAGGACGCGGCAATGGGCGTCGGCTAAATCGACGACGTGAATGTAGTCGCGGATACAGGTGCCGTCTTCTGTAGGATAGTCCGTACCGAAAATAGTGATATGATCCCGTATCCCCTGGGCCGTCTGCAAAATAAGCGGAATGAGGTGCGTTTCCGGCGTATGGTCCTCGCCGATGCTACCGTCGCGGGACGCGCCGGCAGCGTTGAAATACCGCAGCGCCGCATACCGCAAGCCGTAGGCCCGGCTGAACTGCGCCAGCATCTGCTCGATCATGAGCTTCGTCTGGCCGTATACGTTCGTCGGGCAATAGGGCATATCTTCCGTAATCGGCGTCTGCTCCGGCTCGCCGTACACAGCTGCCGTCGAGGAAAATACAACATATTTCACTCCGGCCCGGCGTACGGCTTCCAGCAGGCAGTACGAACCGACGACGTTGTTGTCATAGTAAATCGTCGGTTTTTCCATCGATTCGCCGACCTGGCTGTGGGCGGCGAAATGCATGACCGCGTCGATGCCTTCTTCTGTCAAAAGAGCTCTCACGGCGTCGACGTGATGAATATCTTCGACGACGAGGCGCACGCCGTCGGGCACGGCGCCGCGATGGCCCCGCGATAAATTATCGAGGACGACGACGCGGCAGCCCCGTTCGAGCAAGGCCCGCACGGTATGGCTGCCAATGTACCCGGCGCCGCCTGTAACTAATACGTTCATATTAACCTTCCTGCAGTTTCTTCAAGCGGCCGCCGAGGAATTTCTTGTACACTTCCACGCCGGGCTGATTGAAAGCGTCGACGTTGGCAAATTCGCCTTCGTACGCAATGGACAAGCACAGCATAAACATGACTTCACCCAAATGATAGGGCGTCAGTTCGGGCAAAATGTAGTTGGCGTTGGGACGGCCGTCGCCGATCAGGGCTTCCGCATTCGAGCTGCGGGCCGCTTCCAAAATGCTGCTCAGGGGCAAACCGCTGAAGGCAGCCAGCTTCGGATATTCGTCGTACATGTGGGGAACGACGACGTCGTCCTTCCAGTTGGCGATGGAAACGAACTGGACGACCTTATCCTTCGGGCCTTCCTGGTGTTCCTGCGTCTGGGCGTGCATGTCCGTCGTGCCGACGGCGACGATAGGCGTGCGGCCGTAGTTGACGACGTTGCCCTGCTTGTCGAGGCGTTTGCCCAAAGATTCGGCCAGGAGCTGAATGTACCATTCCGACAGGGATTTCAGGCTGTCCGCATAGGGCATGAGAACTTCCAGGTCGCGGCCGTATTTTGCGCCGGAAATATATTTCAGCACGCTGTTCAGCAAGGCCGGATTCTGCCAAATATCGGGATTCTGGCAGGCCTTGTCCATATCCCTTGCGCCGGCTAAGAACTGGCGGATATCAAAGCCGACCAGAGCGCCGACGAGGAGGCCCACTTCGGAGAACACGCTGAACCGGCCGCCGACTCCATCGGGGACATAGAAAATAGGCCAGCCCGATTTTCTCGCCAATCCGTGCAGGAGCGTTTCTTTTTCGCCTTCATGGGGATCTGTCACGGCGACGGTTTCAAATTTGATGCCTGCGTCTTCCATCGCCTGGCGGACGACCATGTAATTGGACATCGGTTCGATAGTCGAGCCCGATTTGGAAATGACGACGCCCATGACGGTATACCCGGACTTCGCAGCGCTGTCCGCCTTGAGGAATTCGATGAGGCCGCTGACTTTATGGGAATCGACGTTGTTGCCGGCAAAGAAGGCCTTCGGATAGCCTTTGCGGGCTTCCGTGCTCTTGAGGTTCCAAAATTCGCCGCACTGCACGTCGAAGAGGACCTTGCCGCCTAAATAAGAACCGCCGATACCGAAGAATACGACTGCGTCGACGCGGTTGCGCACCTGGCGGGCCAATTCTTCCATTGCCATGATCCGTTCCGGATTGTTGATATTGCCTTCCACGATGTAGGGAAGCTGCGGGAACAGTACGGCTTCCGGTTCGCCGTCTTTAGATAAATGACCTGCCATGATGCCGGTCTTGCGCATTTCCATAACCGCTTCATGGGCTTTCGTATAGGCCGGCTCCATGGCCTTGACGTCTTCTTCCGTCACCTTGCCCGGGCCGTATAAATTTTCTACGTCAAATACAAAACCAGATTTTAAAGTAATCTTTGCCATACGTACTCACTGCCTTTCGAAAATATTGCTTCATAAAAAGTATTATACCATATATATAAGTAATCGTCATCATGACTAAAACGGTACTTACAGAAAACTTACAAAATATATGCATACTATTACGATAAAGCAAAGGCAAACAAACAGCGCCCCACAGGGACCCCTTTCCCCGTGAGGCGCGTAACTTCCTAATGCAGTTGTATCATACCCCTATGATAAAAGCCCTATCTTATATTTAGTGTCCCGCCGTTACCTTCTGGTCTACGAGAGCCGCCTTTTCTGCTTCCTTTTCAGCAGCTAAATGAGCGTAGTACCGTTTCGTTTCGGCTACGACGACGCCGCTGAGGCCGATGAGGGCGATCAGGTTCGGCACAGCCATCAGACCGTTGACGATATCAGCTAAAATCCAGATAACTTCCAATTTGATGAAGGCGCCGCAGGCTACGAGGGCGATGAAGATGATGCGGTACGGCATGATCCCCTTGACGCCGACTAAGTATTCCACGCACCGTTCGCCGTAATAATTCCAGCCCAGGATCGTCGTAAAGGCAAAGAGCGTCAAGCCGATGCAGAGGATGAAGCTGCCCCAAGTCGGATAAGCCTGCAGGAAGGCGGCGTTCGTCAGAGCCGTGCCGTTCAGGTCGCTCGTCCACAAGCCGCTGACAACGAGGACTAAGCCCGTCATCGTGCAGATGATAATCGTATCGATAAAGGTACCCGTCATGGATACGAAGCCCTGTTCAGCAGGCCATTTCGTCTTAGCCGCCGCCGCTACGATAGGCGCGCTGCCGAGGCCCGATTCGTTAGAGAAGACGCCGCGGGCAATCCCGTTGCGCATTGCCATCATGACCGTCGCGCCGAGGAAGCCGCCGGAAGCAGCCGTCGGCGTAAAGGCGCAGACGAGAATCTGTTCGATAGCCGCCGGAATCTGTTCGTAGAACATGATGAGGAAGCCAGCCGCCGAAACGACGTAGATGACGGCCATAGCCGGAACGATTTTCGACGCCGCCCGGGCGATGGACTGGAGGCCGCCGATGGTGACAGCCGCGACGACGATAGTCAGGACAATCGCCGTATATTCTACAGGAACGTCGGCCGTAAGGCGCGTAATTTCTACAATCGAATTGACCTGGGCGAAGGTGCCGATGCCAAAGAAGGCGACGAGAACGCCGAAGAAGGCGAAAATGCAGGCCAGCGGCTTGAATTTAGGTCCCAAGCCCTTTTCGATATAGTACATCGGGCCGCCGGAAATTTCGCCGTTTTTATCGACGGTGCGGTATTTGACGGCCAGCAGGCATTCGGCGTATTTCGTCGCCATGCCGACGAGCGCTGCCATCCACATCCAGAAAACGGCGCCCGGGCCGCCGGCATGGACGGCCGTAGCGACGCCGACGATGTTGCCGGTGCCGACAGTCGCCGCCAAGGCCGTGCACAGCGCCTTAAAGCTGTCGATATCGCCTTCGCCCTGATTCTTTGCCGTAAAGATCAGCTTCAGCGCATGAGGAAGGCGGAAAATCTGCAGCAGGCGCAGGCGGATCGTCAGCATGATGCCCGTGCCGATCAGCAGCACCAATAAAGGCGGTCCCCACACAAAGCTGTCAATTTGGTTCAAAATGTCTACCATAATACCATACTCCTTTACACTGTTATTTTAGGAATAAATACAAAAAACCTGTCGTCAGCATACCTCTGAAGACAGGTCAAAAACAGCATAAAGAAATAATGAAATAATTGCGCTATTCTCTGTCCTTTTGCCTGAGAGATTAGATATCGTCAAGATACCCTGCACCTTCGGCGCCCATACGGGACTCTCCAGAGTCGTGTCCATTCACGGTCCTGCCTCCCGGCACCTGAGAGTTTAACTCCTTCGGTAGGTCTGCGACCTTCTCCCGTAAACTTCATCCACTCACTATGTGACTTGCTTGTCATTATACGGCATACAAATGTATTTTGCAAGTACTAATTTGATAAAATAGGAAAATACACCTGTCTGCCGCCAATGTATCAAATTTAATATTTTAAATATACGCCACACAGTATTTAAAAGTATAATTATGTGTTTCCAAGTTATCAAAAAAATCCAAGAATCTGCAATAGAATTCTTGACTTTTTATGTTTTTTTATAAACAGCTCTTTACGTCGTCAATAGCCGCCATGGCCGTCTGCTGCCACCGCAGCGGCGTCACGGCGATGCGGCCGCTCCGTATGCAGGCCACGTCGCTGTTTTCCGGCGCGCCTTCCATGTCGATATCGCCTACGATATGATAGCACAGGCTGCCGTCCAAATCGCGTTTTTCTGCTACGACGTTGTGATAAATCTGTACGGTCTGCGGCACGACGCAGACGTTATCGAGGCTGATATCGCCAGCCGGCGGTACGTTGACGTTCAATATGCCGGGGAAACGGCCCCTTACGACGACCTTTTCCACTAATTCATGGACGAGACGGGCCGTCTGGGCGCACCGTTCTTCCTCCAGGGGATACATCGATACGGCCAGAGCTGGAACCTGGTAGTACGGCCCTTCCATAGCTGCCGACACCGTCCCGGAATACAAGACGTCGCTGCCCAGATTATAGCCGTTGTTGATGCCCGATATGATGAGCTGCGGCTTGTCCTCAGCCAAGAAGTATTCCATAGCCATTTTTACGCAGTCTACAGGCGTACCGGACACGGCGATTTCGCGAATCCCCGCTTCGTCGGTCTCTTCCCGGCAGTACAAGGCCTTATTGATCGTCATGGAATGGGACGCGGCGCTGCGCTGGCCGTTAGGCGCAACGACAGTCAGCCTGTACCCGCAGGCCGCCAGCTCGCGCTTCAGGATCTGCAGTCCCGGCGCGCGGAGGCCGTCGTCATTGGTCAACAGAATATGCATCTATTTTTTATTCTCCTTTCGCAGCAGCACGGCGCTGTCATAGGATACAGCCCTCGTATGTTCCGTATGGCTCCATTTCATCTTATGGCGGTCCTTAAAGCCGAGAAAATTGACGGGAATCCAGCTGTACATAAACAGGGGATATACGACGAGATAGGCCCATGATTTTAAGGGCACCTTAATCTGCAGCAGCACGATAACCGGAATAAGGTACTGGACGACGCCGATGACCGTCCACATCTGTACCGGCACGATTTGGTACAAGATGTTGGTGTACAAGGGAATGTACGAATTGATATACGCCATCAGGGCGTATATCGTCGACATCATCATGAAAAAGGGCTGGGACAAGGTAATGATGCCGTCGAGCATGCGGATATTCCCCGTCTTGATGCCGCGGACAAACAGCTTGGGAATAAAGCGCTCGCCGCAGTCGCACTGCCCCTGAGCCCACCGCTTGCGCTGCCGGCACGACTGCATGAACCCCAGAGCCTTTTCATCGTAAATGATCGCGTCGTGGGCCCAGCAGGTCCGCACGCCTTCCAGCAGCACTTTCATGGAAAATTCCATATCTTCCGTCAGGCAGTCGCATCCCCAGCCGTACTTCCGCACGATATCCGTCGCGATGCACATGCCCGTGCCGCCGAGGGCCGTAGACAAGCCGATATTATATTTTGCCAGGTGCCACATGTGGTTGATGAGCCAGAAGGCGATGGCAAAGGTCCCGGCCACCCAGGTATCGGTCGGATTTTT
This region of Megasphaera stantonii genomic DNA includes:
- a CDS encoding glucose-6-phosphate isomerase; translated protein: MAKITLKSGFVFDVENLYGPGKVTEEDVKAMEPAYTKAHEAVMEMRKTGIMAGHLSKDGEPEAVLFPQLPYIVEGNINNPERIMAMEELARQVRNRVDAVVFFGIGGSYLGGKVLFDVQCGEFWNLKSTEARKGYPKAFFAGNNVDSHKVSGLIEFLKADSAAKSGYTVMGVVISKSGSTIEPMSNYMVVRQAMEDAGIKFETVAVTDPHEGEKETLLHGLARKSGWPIFYVPDGVGGRFSVFSEVGLLVGALVGFDIRQFLAGARDMDKACQNPDIWQNPALLNSVLKYISGAKYGRDLEVLMPYADSLKSLSEWYIQLLAESLGKRLDKQGNVVNYGRTPIVAVGTTDMHAQTQEHQEGPKDKVVQFVSIANWKDDVVVPHMYDEYPKLAAFSGLPLSSILEAARSSNAEALIGDGRPNANYILPELTPYHLGEVMFMLCLSIAYEGEFANVDAFNQPGVEVYKKFLGGRLKKLQEG
- a CDS encoding glycosyltransferase family 2 protein — translated: MEHILDIIMIPIQVIIVFYTLYYVTLAVFGLMKRREHVTAAPKNTFAAVICAHNEERVVGQLIDNLKDLNYPKDMYDVYVVADNCTDNTEKICREHGAIVKVRTNKDEVGKGYALDWMFAQMLAQEKQYDAFVVFDADNLVHPEFLREMNNHLCKGEQVIQGYMDAKNPTDTWVAGTFAIAFWLINHMWHLAKYNIGLSTALGGTGMCIATDIVRKYGWGCDCLTEDMEFSMKVLLEGVRTCWAHDAIIYDEKALGFMQSCRQRKRWAQGQCDCGERFIPKLFVRGIKTGNIRMLDGIITLSQPFFMMMSTIYALMAYINSYIPLYTNILYQIVPVQMWTVIGVVQYLIPVIVLLQIKVPLKSWAYLVVYPLFMYSWIPVNFLGFKDRHKMKWSHTEHTRAVSYDSAVLLRKENKK
- the galE gene encoding UDP-glucose 4-epimerase GalE, which codes for MNVLVTGGAGYIGSHTVRALLERGCRVVVLDNLSRGHRGAVPDGVRLVVEDIHHVDAVRALLTEEGIDAVMHFAAHSQVGESMEKPTIYYDNNVVGSYCLLEAVRRAGVKYVVFSSTAAVYGEPEQTPITEDMPYCPTNVYGQTKLMIEQMLAQFSRAYGLRYAALRYFNAAGASRDGSIGEDHTPETHLIPLILQTAQGIRDHITIFGTDYPTEDGTCIRDYIHVVDLADAHCRVLQYLAEGGQSQAFNLGSQHGFSVRDMIRAAKAVTGRDFAVEEGPRRAGDPAALVASSEKIRRLTGWQPQYSQIETIIADAWKWHSGHPNGYDDKA
- a CDS encoding alanine/glycine:cation symporter family protein, coding for MVDILNQIDSFVWGPPLLVLLIGTGIMLTIRLRLLQIFRLPHALKLIFTAKNQGEGDIDSFKALCTALAATVGTGNIVGVATAVHAGGPGAVFWMWMAALVGMATKYAECLLAVKYRTVDKNGEISGGPMYYIEKGLGPKFKPLACIFAFFGVLVAFFGIGTFAQVNSIVEITRLTADVPVEYTAIVLTIVVAAVTIGGLQSIARAASKIVPAMAVIYVVSAAGFLIMFYEQIPAAIEQILVCAFTPTAASGGFLGATVMMAMRNGIARGVFSNESGLGSAPIVAAAAKTKWPAEQGFVSMTGTFIDTIIICTMTGLVLVVSGLWTSDLNGTALTNAAFLQAYPTWGSFILCIGLTLFAFTTILGWNYYGERCVEYLVGVKGIMPYRIIFIALVACGAFIKLEVIWILADIVNGLMAVPNLIALIGLSGVVVAETKRYYAHLAAEKEAEKAALVDQKVTAGH
- the surE gene encoding 5'/3'-nucleotidase SurE, whose amino-acid sequence is MHILLTNDDGLRAPGLQILKRELAACGYRLTVVAPNGQRSAASHSMTINKALYCREETDEAGIREIAVSGTPVDCVKMAMEYFLAEDKPQLIISGINNGYNLGSDVLYSGTVSAAMEGPYYQVPALAVSMYPLEEERCAQTARLVHELVEKVVVRGRFPGILNVNVPPAGDISLDNVCVVPQTVQIYHNVVAEKRDLDGSLCYHIVGDIDMEGAPENSDVACIRSGRIAVTPLRWQQTAMAAIDDVKSCL
- a CDS encoding secretin N-terminal domain-containing protein; protein product: MMAIAWYGPVWAGSSLSVHVREAPIRSVLEGLARSGNINLIVDDTVQGTMTMHINDVTVEDALDAIAASQNLYYEKEGPVRTMTAGKKRDGAKSLRTWRLRYAVPTDVQEAVRAMVPDGDVRCYDDTNTLVVGATPREHRAVQDLVTALDTKPRQVDVEVEIASIDRSALRHAGVEWNWSSVSGGAGHEGFSFATQIQALEEKGQASVLARPRMAALNGREASVLIGDKIPVVTEYMSGGEKTATTEYKDVGVKLRYVPRIHDDGTVTAAIEAEVSTPVFVNEMKAYRIATRQAKTVVRMLPGRTLVLGGLIRKEDVESLRKVPILGDIPLLGKLFRSHYTSSKETEVVILLRSFVREEIP